A genomic region of Microlunatus sagamiharensis contains the following coding sequences:
- the lnt gene encoding apolipoprotein N-acyltransferase → MRRVLGSLVAVLAGVLLGLAWQPYALWPLLLVGVPALTLLARGIPLRRAFGRGYLFGLGMLGVTISWVHVLGWWVAAVLVLFMALYYGLLGVALSLVTRLRWWPVAAAACWVAAELAYSSFPFGGFGWTRLAYAAVDTSLNGWFPLVGVAGVSFLVALVGQTVAWLVLLVQERRPPVFPRVVPAALVIAALGVAGVGLRSFQVEPLAGREGSVEVGVVQGNVPGRGIEALGRARTVTNNHLSESVELMARARLGQVPEPDFLLWPENSTDIDPLLDPVTRQTVAGATAVAGVPILVGAVTQGPGEDERQTTALWWDPLRGVLATYHKRNLVPFGEWIPFRAQLLPLVPILREVGAQSVPGTEPGVLRVPLDGRTITVGDVICFELAYDDTVHEALTNGAQVLLVQSNNATYGGTGQIEQQFAITRVRAMEARREVAVATTNSVSGFIDRDGRVVQRTNEFTSAGFVEAMPLRTALTPAVLAGPWPARGLALLALVAVAVAVVRRRRDLHQNGHRPGPDAALSTPATSPTKEPIR, encoded by the coding sequence GTGCGGCGGGTGCTCGGGTCTCTGGTGGCGGTGCTGGCCGGGGTCCTGCTCGGGCTCGCCTGGCAGCCGTACGCGCTGTGGCCGCTGCTGCTGGTCGGCGTCCCGGCGCTCACCCTGCTGGCCCGCGGGATCCCGTTGCGGCGGGCCTTCGGGCGCGGCTACCTCTTCGGGCTCGGCATGCTCGGCGTCACGATCTCCTGGGTGCACGTCCTCGGCTGGTGGGTCGCGGCCGTCCTCGTGCTGTTCATGGCGCTCTACTACGGGCTCCTCGGCGTCGCCCTCTCGCTGGTCACGCGGCTGCGCTGGTGGCCGGTGGCGGCCGCGGCCTGCTGGGTGGCCGCCGAGCTCGCGTACTCCTCCTTCCCCTTCGGCGGCTTCGGCTGGACCCGGCTCGCGTACGCGGCCGTCGACACCTCGCTGAACGGCTGGTTCCCCCTGGTCGGCGTCGCCGGCGTCAGCTTCCTCGTGGCGCTGGTCGGCCAGACCGTCGCCTGGCTCGTGCTCCTCGTGCAGGAGCGGCGTCCCCCGGTCTTCCCCCGCGTCGTGCCCGCTGCGCTGGTGATCGCCGCCCTCGGGGTGGCGGGGGTGGGGCTGCGCTCCTTCCAGGTCGAGCCGCTGGCCGGGCGGGAGGGCTCGGTCGAGGTCGGCGTGGTGCAGGGCAACGTGCCCGGGCGCGGCATTGAGGCGCTCGGCCGCGCCCGCACCGTCACCAACAACCACCTCTCCGAGAGCGTCGAGCTGATGGCCCGGGCGCGCCTCGGCCAGGTGCCCGAGCCGGACTTCCTGCTCTGGCCCGAGAACTCCACCGACATCGACCCGCTGCTCGACCCCGTAACCCGCCAGACCGTCGCCGGTGCGACCGCCGTGGCCGGCGTGCCGATCCTCGTCGGCGCCGTCACCCAGGGCCCGGGCGAGGACGAGCGGCAGACGACCGCGCTGTGGTGGGACCCGCTGCGGGGCGTGCTCGCGACCTACCACAAGCGCAACCTCGTGCCCTTCGGCGAGTGGATCCCCTTCCGTGCCCAGCTGCTGCCCCTCGTGCCGATCCTGCGCGAGGTCGGCGCCCAGTCGGTCCCCGGCACGGAGCCGGGCGTGCTGCGGGTGCCCCTCGACGGCCGCACGATCACCGTCGGCGACGTCATCTGCTTCGAGCTCGCCTACGACGACACCGTCCACGAGGCCCTGACCAACGGCGCCCAGGTGCTCCTCGTGCAGAGCAACAACGCGACGTACGGCGGCACCGGGCAGATCGAGCAGCAGTTCGCCATCACCCGCGTCCGGGCCATGGAGGCGCGCCGCGAGGTGGCCGTGGCGACGACCAACAGCGTCTCCGGCTTCATCGACCGGGACGGTCGCGTCGTCCAGCGCACGAACGAGTTCACCTCGGCCGGCTTCGTCGAGGCGATGCCGCTGCGCACCGCCCTGACCCCGGCCGTGCTCGCCGGCCCGTGGCCCGCACGGGGGCTCGCCCTGCTCGCGCTGGTGGCCGTGGCCGTGGCGGTCGTACGCCGACGGCGCGATCTGCACCAGAATGGGCACCGTCCCGGGCCTGACGCCGCCCTCTCCACCCCCGCCACGTCCCCGACGAAAGAGCCGATCCGTTGA
- a CDS encoding amidohydrolase, translating into MILHGGTVVVPGRAPVEAIAVRDGRVLAVGSSEEVRAAEPGGPVVDLDGRLVTPAFVDAHLHAVQGGLASAGVDLHGVSSVEELLHRVRAYVERTPGRGVVLGQGWDERSWPDPRPPSRAELDEAGRGRPLYLARVDVHSAVVSSALLAALPGIEGLTGWSEDGPLTQDAHHVCRGRLDILTTDAERRSAARTVLAEAAALGVGEVHELGGPHLGPVADLERVRDEGHDLGLRVVTYWGELASDAAFARMESVGARGLAGDLCVDGAIGSRTAALVEDYADGPGRGAQYLDADELTAHLRACTLRGVSGGFHCIGDAGVSAAVEGLRRVAQELGEERVRAARHRLEHVEMVAAADLPLLARLGVTASVQPAFDAAWGGPGELYEERVGARSSTMNPFASMLHARVPVAFGTDAPVTAVAGWAMVRDAVRHRRPAERMRVAEAFRCATVGGHAAAGDDASGTLAVGAPAHLAVWDTEPSRLDPATGLPLLAGDAGGDADPGLPVCAATLVEGRVVFDGGAVLASV; encoded by the coding sequence GTGATTCTGCACGGGGGGACCGTGGTCGTGCCGGGGCGGGCACCGGTGGAGGCGATCGCCGTCCGTGACGGGCGGGTGCTGGCCGTCGGGAGCTCCGAGGAGGTGCGGGCCGCGGAGCCCGGGGGACCGGTGGTCGACCTGGACGGGCGCCTCGTGACGCCGGCCTTCGTCGACGCCCACCTGCACGCCGTGCAGGGCGGCCTGGCGAGCGCCGGGGTCGACCTGCACGGGGTCTCCTCGGTCGAGGAGCTCCTGCACCGGGTCCGGGCGTACGTGGAGCGGACGCCGGGCCGCGGCGTCGTGCTGGGCCAGGGCTGGGACGAGCGGTCGTGGCCGGACCCGCGCCCGCCGAGCCGTGCCGAGCTCGACGAGGCCGGGCGGGGCCGTCCGCTCTACCTGGCGCGCGTCGACGTGCACTCCGCCGTCGTCTCCAGCGCCCTGCTCGCCGCGCTGCCCGGCATCGAGGGCCTGACCGGCTGGAGCGAGGACGGGCCGCTCACGCAGGACGCCCACCACGTCTGCCGCGGGCGTCTCGACATCCTGACCACCGACGCGGAGCGTCGCAGCGCCGCGCGGACCGTGCTGGCCGAGGCCGCCGCGCTCGGCGTCGGCGAGGTGCACGAGCTCGGCGGGCCGCACCTCGGACCGGTCGCCGACCTCGAGCGCGTCCGGGACGAGGGGCACGACCTCGGGCTGCGCGTCGTCACCTACTGGGGCGAGCTGGCGAGCGACGCGGCCTTCGCCCGGATGGAGTCGGTCGGGGCCCGCGGCCTGGCCGGTGACCTCTGCGTCGACGGCGCGATCGGCTCGCGGACGGCCGCGCTGGTCGAGGACTACGCCGACGGGCCCGGCCGGGGCGCGCAGTACCTCGACGCGGACGAGCTGACCGCGCACCTGCGGGCCTGCACGCTGCGCGGGGTGAGCGGCGGCTTCCACTGCATCGGCGACGCCGGCGTGTCCGCGGCGGTCGAGGGGCTGCGTCGGGTCGCCCAGGAGCTGGGGGAGGAGCGCGTGCGCGCGGCCCGCCACCGCCTCGAGCACGTCGAGATGGTCGCGGCCGCCGACCTGCCCCTGCTGGCCCGGCTCGGCGTCACCGCGAGCGTCCAGCCGGCGTTCGACGCGGCCTGGGGCGGGCCGGGCGAGCTCTACGAGGAGCGGGTCGGCGCCCGGTCCTCGACCATGAACCCCTTCGCCTCGATGCTGCACGCCCGCGTGCCGGTCGCCTTCGGCACCGACGCCCCGGTCACCGCCGTGGCGGGCTGGGCCATGGTCCGCGACGCCGTCCGCCACCGCCGGCCCGCCGAGCGGATGCGCGTCGCCGAGGCCTTCCGCTGCGCCACCGTCGGCGGCCACGCCGCGGCCGGCGACGACGCGTCGGGCACCCTCGCCGTCGGCGCGCCCGCGCACCTCGCGGTCTGGGACACCGAACCGTCACGGCTCGACCCCGCGACCGGCCTGCCGCTGCTCGCCGGGGACGCCGGCGGTGACGCCGACCCGGGGCTCCCGGTCTGCGCCGCGACGCTGGTAGAGGGGCGCGTGGTCTTCGACGGCGGCGCGGTGCTGGCGTCCGTCTGA
- a CDS encoding Lrp/AsnC family transcriptional regulator: MEHLDQRILALLARDGRMSYTDIGKETGLSTSAAQQRVRRLEQRGVIKGYRAVLEPAELGLQVTAFVAIKPFDPSAADDAPQRLAHLSEVVSCYSVAGEPSYLLKVQVATMGDLETLLARIRADAGVSTHTTTVLSTPYEDRAPL, from the coding sequence ATGGAGCATCTGGACCAACGCATCCTCGCGTTGCTGGCCAGGGACGGCCGCATGTCCTACACCGACATCGGCAAGGAGACGGGCCTCTCGACCTCGGCCGCCCAGCAGCGGGTCCGGCGCCTCGAGCAGCGCGGCGTCATCAAGGGCTACCGCGCGGTCCTCGAGCCCGCCGAGCTCGGCCTGCAGGTGACCGCCTTCGTCGCCATCAAGCCCTTCGACCCGAGCGCAGCCGACGACGCGCCCCAGCGCCTCGCGCACCTCAGCGAGGTCGTGTCCTGCTACTCCGTCGCCGGGGAGCCGAGCTACCTGCTCAAGGTGCAGGTCGCCACGATGGGCGACCTCGAGACCCTCCTCGCCCGCATCCGCGCCGACGCCGGGGTCTCCACGCACACCACCACCGTGCTGTCGACGCCGTACGAGGACCGCGCGCCGCTGTAA
- a CDS encoding 5'-3' exonuclease, whose protein sequence is MRTRKVLLLDTASLYFRAFYGVPDSLRSPDGLPVNAVRGLLDFVARLVDTYEPTHVVCCWDNDWRPAWRVALLPSYKAHRVAGSPEAPAGATSVISEMASSSDTKGESAPDDLAVQVPWIRETLRALGIAVVGHDGYEADDVIGTLATTLPMPVDVVTGDRDLFQVVDDAREVRVLYIARGVGRHEQVDDAWVRERYAVPASAYVDFATMRGDASDGLPGVPGIGDKTAASLIASYGDLAGILAAASAPDTRISAAVRARLHAAIDYLAVAPEVVAVARDLDLGVSEDDLLLPQEPADPELFAALTERLGLGTSATRVLAAMARP, encoded by the coding sequence GTGCGGACACGAAAAGTATTGCTCCTGGACACGGCGTCGCTCTACTTCCGCGCGTTCTACGGGGTGCCCGACTCGCTGCGCTCCCCCGACGGCCTCCCGGTCAACGCCGTCCGCGGTCTGCTGGACTTCGTCGCCCGCCTGGTCGACACCTACGAACCCACTCACGTCGTGTGCTGCTGGGACAACGACTGGCGTCCGGCGTGGCGCGTCGCGCTGCTCCCCTCCTACAAGGCGCACCGCGTCGCGGGGTCGCCGGAGGCACCCGCCGGGGCGACCAGCGTGATCAGCGAGATGGCCTCCTCGAGCGACACCAAGGGCGAGTCCGCGCCCGACGACCTCGCCGTCCAGGTCCCGTGGATCCGCGAGACGCTGCGGGCCCTGGGCATCGCCGTCGTCGGCCACGACGGCTACGAGGCCGACGACGTCATCGGGACCCTCGCCACCACGCTGCCCATGCCGGTCGACGTGGTCACCGGCGACCGGGACCTCTTCCAGGTCGTCGACGACGCCCGGGAGGTCCGGGTCCTCTACATCGCGCGCGGGGTCGGGCGCCACGAGCAGGTCGACGACGCCTGGGTGCGCGAGCGCTACGCGGTGCCCGCGAGCGCGTACGTGGACTTCGCGACGATGCGCGGCGACGCCTCCGACGGGCTGCCGGGCGTGCCGGGCATCGGCGACAAGACCGCGGCCAGCCTCATCGCCTCGTACGGCGACCTCGCGGGCATCCTCGCCGCCGCGAGCGCCCCGGACACCAGGATCAGCGCGGCGGTGCGGGCCAGGCTGCACGCCGCGATCGACTACCTCGCCGTCGCGCCGGAGGTCGTCGCGGTCGCCCGCGATCTCGACCTCGGCGTGTCGGAGGACGACCTGCTGCTCCCGCAGGAGCCGGCGGACCCCGAGCTGTTCGCCGCGCTCACCGAACGTCTCGGGCTCGGCACGAGCGCCACGCGCGTGCTGGCGGCGATGGCACGACCCTGA
- a CDS encoding bifunctional cytidylyltransferase/SDR family oxidoreductase yields MDRLRNVAVVLAGGTGTRVGLNIPKQLIKIAGKPIIEHTIAAMQASPLVDEILVLMTPGYLDDVRAIVRGGGYDKVTQILEGAGTRNDTTATALAALGDEECNVLLHDAVRPLVSQTIIAANVEALQTHEAVDTAIPSADTVISVDAEHGNIADVLPRHLLRRGQTPQSFRLSTIRRAYANAALDPNFSATDDCTVVLRYLPEVPVAVVAGHERNMKVTEPIDVYIADKLFQLTSADTPAPLTEEEYRAKLEGRTMVVFGGSYGIGGDIAALAASYGATVRSFSRSTTGTHVERRSEVADAAKAVLAETGRIDFVVNTAGVLPRGELTELTEETIYASTDVNYLAPVFVAQEFFPHLAASGGSLLLFTSSSYTRGRSGYSLYSSAKAAVVNLTQALADEWAGDRVRVNCINPERTGTPMRTKAFGEEPAGTLLSSEEVARQSLDVLLSEQTGHVIDIRREDGPAAIANG; encoded by the coding sequence GTGGACAGGTTGCGCAACGTCGCTGTCGTGCTCGCCGGGGGGACCGGGACCCGGGTGGGCCTGAACATCCCCAAGCAGCTCATCAAGATCGCCGGCAAGCCGATCATCGAGCACACCATCGCGGCGATGCAGGCCTCGCCGCTGGTCGACGAGATCCTCGTGCTGATGACGCCGGGCTACCTCGACGACGTGCGGGCGATCGTCCGCGGCGGCGGCTACGACAAGGTCACCCAGATCCTCGAGGGCGCGGGCACGCGCAACGACACGACGGCCACCGCGCTGGCCGCGCTCGGCGACGAGGAGTGCAACGTGCTCCTCCACGACGCGGTCCGGCCGCTGGTGTCGCAGACGATCATCGCCGCCAACGTCGAGGCCCTGCAGACCCACGAGGCCGTCGACACCGCGATCCCCTCGGCCGACACGGTCATCTCGGTCGACGCCGAGCACGGCAACATCGCCGACGTCCTGCCGCGCCACCTGCTGCGCCGCGGGCAGACGCCCCAGAGCTTCCGGCTCTCGACCATCCGCAGGGCGTACGCCAACGCGGCCCTGGACCCCAACTTCAGCGCGACCGACGACTGCACGGTGGTGCTGCGCTACCTCCCCGAGGTCCCGGTGGCCGTCGTCGCCGGTCACGAGCGCAACATGAAGGTCACCGAGCCGATCGACGTCTACATCGCCGACAAGCTCTTCCAGCTCACCTCGGCCGACACGCCCGCCCCGCTGACCGAGGAGGAGTACCGCGCCAAGCTCGAGGGCCGCACCATGGTCGTCTTCGGCGGCTCGTACGGCATCGGCGGCGACATCGCGGCGCTCGCGGCGTCGTACGGGGCGACCGTGCGCAGCTTCTCCCGCTCGACGACCGGTACGCACGTCGAGCGCCGCTCCGAGGTGGCCGACGCGGCGAAGGCGGTGCTGGCCGAGACCGGCCGGATCGACTTCGTCGTCAACACCGCCGGGGTCCTGCCGCGCGGCGAGCTGACCGAGCTCACCGAGGAGACGATCTACGCCTCGACCGACGTCAACTACCTCGCGCCCGTCTTCGTCGCCCAGGAGTTCTTCCCGCACCTGGCCGCGTCAGGTGGTTCGCTGCTGCTCTTCACCTCCTCGTCCTACACGCGCGGGCGCTCGGGCTACTCCCTCTACTCCTCCGCCAAGGCGGCCGTGGTCAACCTGACCCAGGCGCTCGCCGACGAGTGGGCGGGCGACCGGGTGCGGGTCAACTGCATCAACCCCGAGCGCACCGGCACGCCGATGCGGACCAAGGCGTTCGGCGAGGAGCCGGCCGGCACGCTGCTGTCGAGCGAGGAGGTCGCGCGCCAGTCGCTGGACGTCCTCCTGTCCGAGCAGACCGGGCACGTCATCGACATCCGCCGCGAGGACGGTCCGGCGGCGATCGCCAACGGCTAG
- a CDS encoding dicarboxylate/amino acid:cation symporter, with the protein MSSSAPTTEAAPARRGLRLPFWAQVLLGLALGLVLGFVARQGDVGWLATTLKTVGSTFVQLLQVVVVPLVLTAIIVSIANLRQVTNAARLAVQTLVWFAITALIAVVIGITIGLVTNPGSSATITTAGAEAPSRTGSWLDFLTSIVPANVLGLESSSSGLSFNVLQLVVLGIVIGAAALAVGEPAEPFLGVVRGALAVFQKITWWVIRLAPIGTAGLIGRAVAQYGWDLVAPLAVFTVDVYVGCAIVLFVVYPLLARAHGLSPRRFFAGAWPAIQFAFVSRSSVGTLPLTQRVVTKNLGVSEDYASFAVPIGATTKMDGCAAIYPALAAITVAQLFGVQLGITDYLLIAFVSVVGSAATAGITGAVVMLTLTLSTLGLPLEGVGLLLAIDPILDMMRTATNVAGQALVPTIVAKRNGLIDLDVYNGAKVSSIDEERTQPVPARV; encoded by the coding sequence ATGTCTTCCTCCGCCCCCACGACCGAGGCCGCGCCCGCGCGGCGCGGTCTCCGCCTGCCCTTCTGGGCCCAGGTCCTGCTCGGCCTCGCCCTCGGCCTGGTCCTCGGCTTCGTCGCCCGGCAGGGCGACGTCGGCTGGCTGGCCACCACGCTCAAGACGGTCGGCAGCACCTTCGTGCAGCTGCTCCAGGTCGTCGTCGTGCCGCTCGTGCTGACCGCGATCATCGTCAGCATCGCCAACCTGCGCCAGGTGACCAACGCCGCCCGGCTCGCCGTGCAGACGCTCGTGTGGTTCGCCATCACCGCGCTGATCGCCGTCGTCATCGGCATCACGATCGGTCTCGTCACGAACCCGGGCTCGAGCGCGACCATCACCACCGCCGGCGCCGAGGCTCCGTCGCGCACCGGCTCGTGGCTCGACTTCCTGACCTCGATCGTCCCGGCCAACGTGCTCGGCCTCGAGTCCAGCAGCAGCGGCCTGTCGTTCAACGTGCTGCAGCTTGTGGTGCTCGGCATCGTCATCGGCGCGGCCGCCCTCGCCGTCGGCGAGCCGGCCGAGCCCTTCCTCGGCGTCGTCCGCGGTGCGCTGGCCGTCTTCCAGAAGATCACCTGGTGGGTCATCCGCCTGGCCCCGATCGGCACCGCCGGGCTCATCGGCCGCGCGGTCGCCCAGTACGGCTGGGACCTCGTCGCCCCGCTCGCGGTCTTCACCGTCGACGTCTACGTCGGCTGCGCGATCGTGCTGTTCGTCGTCTACCCGCTGCTGGCCCGGGCCCACGGCCTCAGCCCCCGGCGCTTCTTCGCCGGCGCCTGGCCCGCGATCCAGTTCGCCTTCGTCTCGCGCAGCTCGGTCGGCACCCTGCCGCTCACGCAGCGCGTGGTGACCAAGAACCTCGGCGTCTCCGAGGACTACGCGTCCTTCGCCGTCCCGATCGGGGCGACGACCAAGATGGACGGCTGCGCGGCCATCTACCCCGCGCTCGCCGCAATCACCGTCGCCCAGCTCTTCGGCGTGCAGCTCGGGATCACCGACTACCTGCTGATCGCCTTCGTCTCGGTCGTCGGCTCGGCGGCCACGGCGGGCATCACCGGCGCGGTTGTCATGCTGACGCTCACCCTGTCGACGCTGGGCCTCCCGCTCGAGGGCGTGGGCCTGCTGCTGGCCATCGACCCGATCCTCGACATGATGCGCACCGCGACGAACGTCGCCGGCCAGGCGCTGGTGCCGACGATCGTCGCCAAGCGCAACGGCCTGATCGACCTCGACGTCTACAACGGCGCCAAGGTCTCCTCGATCGACGAGGAGCGTACGCAGCCCGTGCCCGCTCGCGTCTGA
- a CDS encoding glycoside hydrolase family 15 protein, protein MANSSGSAPHARAEHQQLSSPGGVVRSTPIGDYGFLSDGEVSALLSPNGAVEWMCVPRFDSASVFGRILGRGAGAFRVAPEDVLVPAEMRYLPGTMIIETSWGTPTGWIIVRDALVIGPWHHEDDRSRTYRRTPNDYEAEHMLVRTIRCVSGEVQTVMDCEPVFDYGRQHAHWEYDGEGYYAATASADGAPPVTLTSDLKIGLEGGQASARTLLKQGDTRFVCLSWGGAVPPTTYEEAYAKQVWTAHHWQHWLARGRFPDHPWRGYLQRSALTLKGLTYAPTGAIAAAGSTSLPETPGGNRNYDYRYTWIRDATFALWGLYSLGFDWEAVDFFSFIADLVADEQDIQIMYGIGGEKQLTERELDWLGGYAGSRPVRVGNAAYAQRQHDVWGALLDSVYLHFKAADHLDNRIWGILDAQVAEALKHWREPDAGIWEVRGELQHFTSSKIMCWVAVDRGAKIARMTGEDGKADEWELAAQEIREDILANGVDERGVLTQHYGTKALDASLLLAPLVRFLPPEDPIIRATVLAIADELTVNGLVMRYKVDETDDGFSGEEGSFTICSFWLVSALCEIGEYDRARKLCARLLSFAGPLALYAEEIDAHSGQHLGNFPQAFTHLALINAVLHVIKLESLHAATGSGSWAGSVEPTESFPKVSAGLSAAVVDDDGISDGEDVP, encoded by the coding sequence ATGGCGAACAGCAGCGGGAGCGCCCCGCACGCCCGGGCCGAGCACCAGCAGCTCAGCAGCCCCGGTGGTGTCGTGCGTTCCACCCCGATCGGCGACTACGGCTTCCTGAGCGACGGCGAGGTGTCGGCCCTGCTGTCGCCCAACGGCGCGGTCGAGTGGATGTGCGTGCCGCGCTTCGACTCCGCGAGCGTGTTCGGCCGGATCCTCGGCCGCGGGGCCGGCGCCTTCCGGGTGGCGCCGGAGGACGTGCTCGTCCCGGCCGAGATGCGCTACCTCCCGGGCACGATGATCATCGAGACCAGCTGGGGTACCCCGACGGGCTGGATCATCGTGCGCGACGCACTGGTGATCGGCCCCTGGCACCACGAGGACGACCGGTCCAGGACGTACCGGCGCACGCCGAACGACTACGAGGCCGAGCACATGCTCGTGCGCACCATCCGCTGCGTGTCCGGCGAGGTGCAGACGGTCATGGACTGCGAGCCGGTCTTCGACTACGGCCGCCAGCACGCGCACTGGGAGTACGACGGGGAGGGCTACTACGCGGCCACCGCGTCGGCCGACGGCGCGCCCCCGGTCACGCTGACCAGCGACCTCAAGATCGGCCTCGAGGGCGGCCAGGCCAGCGCCCGCACGCTCCTCAAGCAGGGCGACACCCGCTTCGTCTGCCTCTCGTGGGGCGGGGCGGTGCCGCCGACGACGTACGAGGAGGCGTACGCCAAGCAGGTCTGGACCGCCCACCACTGGCAGCACTGGCTCGCCCGAGGCCGCTTCCCCGACCACCCGTGGCGCGGCTACCTGCAGCGCTCCGCGCTCACCCTCAAGGGCCTCACCTACGCCCCGACGGGGGCGATCGCCGCGGCCGGGTCGACCTCGCTGCCCGAGACGCCCGGCGGCAACCGCAACTACGACTACCGCTACACCTGGATCCGCGACGCCACCTTCGCGCTGTGGGGGCTCTACTCCCTCGGCTTCGACTGGGAGGCCGTGGACTTCTTCTCCTTCATCGCCGACCTCGTCGCCGACGAGCAGGACATCCAGATCATGTACGGCATCGGCGGGGAGAAGCAGCTGACCGAGCGCGAGCTCGACTGGCTGGGCGGCTACGCGGGCTCGCGGCCGGTGCGGGTCGGCAACGCCGCGTACGCGCAGCGCCAGCACGACGTGTGGGGCGCGCTGCTCGACTCGGTCTACCTGCACTTCAAGGCGGCCGACCACCTCGACAACCGGATCTGGGGCATCCTCGACGCCCAGGTCGCCGAGGCGCTCAAGCACTGGCGCGAGCCCGACGCGGGCATCTGGGAGGTGCGCGGCGAGCTCCAGCACTTCACCTCGTCCAAGATCATGTGCTGGGTGGCCGTCGACCGCGGCGCCAAGATCGCCCGGATGACCGGCGAGGACGGCAAGGCCGACGAGTGGGAGCTCGCCGCGCAGGAGATCCGTGAGGACATCCTCGCGAACGGCGTCGACGAGCGCGGCGTGCTCACCCAGCACTACGGGACCAAGGCCCTCGACGCCTCGCTGCTGCTGGCGCCGCTGGTGCGCTTCCTGCCGCCGGAGGACCCGATCATCCGCGCGACCGTGCTGGCGATCGCCGACGAGCTGACGGTCAACGGCCTGGTGATGCGCTACAAGGTCGACGAGACCGACGACGGCTTCTCCGGCGAGGAGGGCAGCTTCACCATCTGCTCGTTCTGGCTGGTCTCGGCGCTGTGCGAGATCGGCGAGTACGACCGCGCCCGCAAGCTCTGCGCCCGGCTGCTGTCCTTCGCCGGGCCCCTCGCGCTCTACGCCGAGGAGATCGACGCGCACTCGGGCCAGCACCTGGGCAACTTCCCGCAGGCGTTCACCCACCTGGCGCTGATCAACGCGGTGCTGCACGTGATCAAGCTCGAGTCGCTGCACGCCGCGACGGGGTCGGGCTCGTGGGCCGGCTCGGTCGAGCCCACGGAGTCCTTCCCGAAGGTGTCGGCCGGTCTGTCCGCCGCGGTCGTGGACGACGACGGCATCTCCGACGGGGAGGACGTCCCCTGA